A DNA window from Sphingopyxis macrogoltabida contains the following coding sequences:
- a CDS encoding MFS transporter has translation MSTMDTDPDMGTEAGKRSVGQIIDDGPWSGYQKLILFLVALTIVFDGFDAQVIGFSIPALSAEWGIDRAAFAPVVASGVFGMMIGSTVIGPIVDQIGRRATIIGAVLVYGAATLAAAAAPDMTTLAILRFVAGAGIGAALPAATTIAAEFTPARYRTIAIVAAIVCVPLGGLLAGLTSQAMLPGFGWRSLFVIGGALPLALAFFLMRSLPESPSWLSLKPHRSGELVQLMRRMGHDIVPGALARQQADVLPGVTEAAAKIFGGALIRRTMALWVMCFLSMLTIYSSFNWLPALLTASSMESRDAGYMLTAYNFGGVAGSLLSALAITRFGSRPTLTPVAFLASFTAYAATTFDPAAQAYELAILFAINGACVNGLQAAIYALCAHSYATNIRGFGTALTLAVGRIGAIGSALVGIAFVSAGRFEAFMIFSACAMLGVATMLMFLDSHIPPADKAAVQR, from the coding sequence ATGAGCACCATGGATACCGATCCCGATATGGGCACCGAAGCTGGCAAACGCAGCGTCGGCCAGATCATCGATGACGGTCCGTGGAGTGGCTATCAAAAACTGATCCTGTTCCTCGTCGCGCTGACGATTGTCTTCGATGGCTTCGATGCGCAGGTCATCGGCTTTTCCATCCCGGCGCTCAGCGCCGAATGGGGGATCGATCGCGCGGCCTTTGCGCCCGTGGTTGCAAGCGGCGTCTTTGGTATGATGATCGGCAGCACGGTTATCGGACCGATCGTCGACCAGATCGGGCGACGCGCAACGATCATCGGTGCGGTGCTGGTCTATGGCGCGGCGACGCTCGCCGCCGCGGCGGCGCCCGACATGACCACGCTCGCCATCCTGCGCTTCGTGGCGGGCGCCGGCATCGGCGCGGCGTTGCCCGCGGCGACGACGATCGCGGCGGAATTCACGCCCGCTCGCTATCGCACGATCGCGATCGTCGCCGCCATCGTTTGTGTCCCGCTGGGCGGTCTACTCGCCGGACTGACCTCGCAGGCGATGCTGCCGGGTTTCGGATGGCGAAGCCTGTTCGTGATCGGCGGCGCGCTACCGTTGGCGCTGGCATTCTTCCTTATGCGCAGCCTTCCGGAATCGCCAAGCTGGCTGTCGCTCAAACCTCACCGCTCGGGCGAACTGGTCCAGCTGATGCGGCGGATGGGGCATGACATAGTCCCGGGCGCCCTTGCGCGGCAGCAAGCCGACGTCCTGCCTGGCGTAACGGAGGCGGCGGCCAAGATCTTCGGTGGCGCTCTGATCCGCCGCACTATGGCGCTATGGGTGATGTGCTTCTTGTCAATGCTGACGATCTACAGCAGTTTCAACTGGCTGCCGGCGCTGCTGACGGCTTCGTCGATGGAGAGCCGCGACGCCGGATACATGCTGACCGCCTATAACTTTGGTGGCGTTGCGGGCTCGCTGCTGAGCGCATTGGCCATTACACGCTTCGGATCACGCCCGACGCTGACGCCGGTCGCCTTCTTGGCCAGCTTCACCGCCTATGCCGCAACGACCTTCGATCCGGCAGCGCAAGCGTATGAACTCGCAATATTGTTCGCGATCAACGGCGCCTGCGTGAACGGGCTCCAGGCAGCAATCTATGCACTGTGCGCTCACAGCTATGCGACCAATATTCGCGGGTTCGGCACCGCATTGACTTTGGCCGTCGGACGGATCGGCGCGATCGGCAGCGCCTTGGTTGGGATCGCCTTTGTCAGCGCCGGGCGCTTCGAAGCCTTCATGATCTTCTCTGCCTGCGCCATGCTTGGAGTGGCGACGATGCTGATGTTTCTTGATAGCCACATCCCGCCTGCCGACAAGGCCGCTGTGCAACGCTGA
- a CDS encoding patatin-like phospholipase family protein produces the protein MKTRGLVLGGGGPVGLAWETGVIAGLAEAGIDLSIADRVFGTSAGALLGARVRLSADLSALAAPSLQQRPMAPAAPPSASPGGLMQVIADAHGSGRDPVEVRRDFGRKALAARTMGAEAAFALVEQFLGAPRGRDWPEAYFACTAVDADNGAFRILDCASGADLVASVAASCAVPGMFPPTFVQGRRYIDGGFRSFTNADLATGHDIVVVIAVQTARAPVHIAGQLEREVAGLRADGAAVVLITPDATAESAMGPNLMDFERQADAARAGIAQATREAAAVASAWN, from the coding sequence GTGAAAACGCGCGGCTTGGTACTCGGCGGTGGCGGGCCGGTCGGGCTCGCCTGGGAAACGGGTGTCATTGCGGGACTCGCGGAGGCGGGCATCGACCTTTCCATAGCCGATCGCGTTTTCGGGACGTCCGCTGGGGCCCTTCTGGGCGCGCGCGTTCGGCTTTCCGCAGACCTGTCGGCACTGGCGGCACCCTCGCTCCAGCAGCGACCGATGGCACCCGCCGCGCCGCCATCTGCATCGCCAGGCGGCCTGATGCAGGTCATTGCCGATGCCCATGGCAGCGGCCGCGATCCGGTGGAGGTCCGCCGCGATTTCGGCCGAAAGGCACTGGCTGCGAGGACCATGGGGGCCGAGGCCGCCTTCGCCTTGGTCGAACAATTTCTGGGCGCGCCAAGAGGACGTGATTGGCCGGAGGCTTATTTCGCGTGCACCGCAGTGGATGCGGACAATGGCGCGTTCCGAATTCTCGACTGCGCGTCGGGCGCCGATCTGGTTGCGTCGGTCGCCGCGAGCTGCGCCGTGCCCGGTATGTTTCCGCCGACATTCGTTCAGGGGCGCCGCTACATTGACGGCGGCTTCCGGTCCTTCACCAACGCCGACCTCGCGACAGGGCACGACATCGTCGTCGTGATAGCCGTCCAGACCGCGCGGGCGCCCGTCCACATCGCCGGGCAGTTGGAGCGCGAAGTTGCGGGACTGCGCGCCGATGGTGCCGCTGTCGTCCTCATCACACCCGATGCGACCGCTGAATCGGCAATGGGGCCGAATTTGATGGACTTTGAGCGACAGGCCGACGCCGCCCGTGCAGGCATCGCCCAGGCAACGAGGGAAGCCGCCGCTGTCGCATCGGCATGGAATTAA
- a CDS encoding helix-turn-helix domain-containing protein, whose product MIYWPMDVRQRIGWNLRRLRKEREISQEDFATDSGFDRGYISGVERGVRNPSVLVLERIAVALGVDVAELLDAQLATRFAASAIRLC is encoded by the coding sequence TTGATCTACTGGCCGATGGACGTTCGACAACGCATCGGCTGGAACCTTAGGCGGCTGCGCAAGGAGCGCGAGATCAGCCAAGAAGATTTTGCGACCGATAGCGGGTTTGATCGCGGATACATCAGCGGCGTCGAGCGTGGCGTGCGCAATCCGTCGGTGCTTGTACTCGAGCGAATTGCAGTGGCTCTTGGCGTTGACGTCGCTGAACTGCTCGATGCTCAGTTGGCTACTCGCTTCGCGGCGTCCGCCATACGCTTATGCTAA
- the hisN gene encoding histidinol-phosphatase — protein sequence MTLASDILLANRLADVAGTVIRPLFRAKLAHEIKADFSPVTEADRAAEEAMRRLLEVEAPSDGIIGEEYGSERLDASRHWVIDPIDGTASFMSGRPIFGTLIALLQEGSPILGVIDQPISGERWVGAVGQPTLFNNRPAKTRRCGNLADAVLAATGPHHFSEDDGKCFTALTSQTSRARTVFGGDCYNYGLLAIGHVDLVVEAGLKLHDFAALIPIVEGAGGTMCDWHGNQLHCESEGHVIALGDHAHIAQVIDLLDYCN from the coding sequence ATGACACTTGCTTCCGATATCCTACTCGCCAATCGCCTTGCGGACGTCGCGGGCACAGTGATCCGTCCTCTTTTTCGAGCAAAGCTCGCGCACGAGATCAAGGCAGACTTTTCGCCTGTGACCGAGGCTGATCGCGCCGCCGAGGAGGCAATGCGTCGCCTGCTTGAAGTCGAGGCACCAAGCGACGGCATCATCGGTGAGGAATATGGCAGTGAGCGTCTCGATGCGAGCCGGCATTGGGTGATTGATCCGATCGATGGCACCGCGAGTTTCATGTCGGGCCGGCCGATCTTCGGCACTTTGATCGCTCTGCTGCAAGAGGGTTCACCTATCTTGGGCGTTATTGACCAGCCGATTTCAGGGGAGCGCTGGGTCGGCGCGGTCGGGCAACCGACGCTATTCAACAATCGGCCTGCAAAGACGCGGCGTTGCGGAAACCTCGCAGATGCTGTTCTTGCCGCTACAGGTCCGCATCATTTTAGCGAAGACGACGGCAAATGTTTCACGGCGCTTACTTCGCAGACCTCGCGTGCGCGTACTGTGTTCGGAGGCGACTGCTACAACTACGGGTTACTGGCAATCGGCCATGTGGACCTCGTCGTCGAAGCGGGGTTGAAGCTTCATGATTTTGCGGCGCTTATCCCGATAGTCGAAGGGGCGGGTGGAACCATGTGTGACTGGCACGGAAACCAATTGCACTGCGAAAGCGAAGGTCATGTGATCGCGCTTGGTGATCACGCACACATCGCGCAAGTGATCGACTTACTCGACTATTGTAATTAG
- a CDS encoding TonB-dependent receptor: MAESDQTVIGRDASTNEGGDGEIVVTARKRSESAQKVPITLSVVSGTQLQEQNLTSIQSLQQVTAGLTVRTTPKNYINLTLRGLGTGSATDVFEQSVAAFVDGTYAGRAPQFNAALFDFDRVEIIRGAQASLLSKNTSLGALSLTTRKPGEDFGFNIVGSHEFELGSYHLEAGMDIPLADNLKVRIAGKYGDQHGWVRNPNDNSEVPRTKTYGGRITLVYEPADSLDVTLSYSRFRANTIGLPLEYFADPTGQIRSLAVLAGDTQFELNSDRRASVSSIYGPDYDRTTGDRAIATINYDLGGHTLTSVTSYSHYKENRYFDADHIVGNYVDGFYFTGNRQWQQEIRLTSPVDEGALDYVIGASYFHEVWRYRENVISQCVGCSPAQLAAFPTQGAYITTDRQTTRDLAAFAQANLRLTDTLGLSAGIRYTNGRRAATLTRLTTIPGSVTAVLAPPFPETTLHRKENNVDGSIGINFTPQSNLLFYASISRGTKAGGFINSPTNPSTPIGAAATEYGNETATTYEVGGKWTLPRGGRLNIALFNTDVSNFQQTVFISPRFIVTSRDLRARGVEVQASYQVAGPLRFDGSVTYADTIRTKTGGLHAQGAPKWSGNASFNIEQPVSDATTLTGNIGLEFRSSIFLTDEEQTLGYTPFTTVPKGQSYAYLNGRIGIRNEQGWEIALIGKNLTNKYVFDYSTPAPSVGRGSYVNPNIPRTIALQLMFKY; this comes from the coding sequence GTGGCCGAATCCGATCAAACCGTGATCGGCAGGGACGCTTCGACAAACGAGGGCGGGGACGGTGAAATCGTCGTCACTGCGCGTAAGCGCTCTGAATCCGCGCAGAAAGTCCCGATCACGCTGTCGGTCGTCAGCGGCACACAGCTGCAGGAACAAAATCTGACCTCCATCCAGTCGCTGCAACAGGTGACCGCGGGCCTGACCGTTCGCACGACGCCGAAAAACTATATCAACCTGACGCTCCGCGGGCTTGGTACCGGCAGCGCGACCGATGTGTTCGAGCAGTCGGTTGCCGCTTTCGTCGACGGCACCTACGCAGGCCGCGCGCCGCAGTTTAACGCCGCGCTGTTCGATTTCGACCGCGTCGAGATCATTCGCGGCGCCCAGGCCTCGCTCCTGTCGAAGAATACCAGTCTCGGCGCGCTCAGCCTGACGACGCGCAAGCCCGGCGAGGATTTCGGTTTCAACATCGTCGGATCGCACGAGTTCGAACTCGGTTCCTACCATCTCGAGGCCGGGATGGACATTCCGCTGGCCGATAATCTGAAGGTCCGCATCGCGGGCAAATATGGTGATCAGCACGGCTGGGTCCGCAATCCTAACGACAATAGCGAGGTGCCGCGCACCAAGACCTATGGCGGCCGCATCACGCTGGTATATGAACCGGCCGACAGTCTGGACGTGACCCTCTCCTATTCGCGTTTCCGTGCCAACACGATCGGCCTGCCGCTCGAATATTTCGCGGATCCTACGGGGCAGATCCGCTCGCTGGCGGTGCTGGCCGGCGATACGCAATTCGAACTCAATTCGGATCGCCGCGCGTCGGTCAGCTCGATCTATGGCCCCGATTACGACCGCACGACCGGCGACCGTGCGATCGCGACGATCAACTATGATCTCGGCGGACACACGCTGACGTCGGTCACCTCCTATTCGCACTATAAGGAAAACCGCTATTTCGACGCCGACCATATCGTCGGCAACTATGTCGACGGCTTCTATTTCACCGGCAACCGCCAGTGGCAGCAGGAAATTCGGCTAACCTCGCCGGTAGACGAGGGCGCGCTCGATTATGTGATCGGCGCATCCTATTTCCACGAGGTCTGGCGATACCGCGAGAATGTGATCTCCCAATGCGTCGGCTGTTCGCCGGCGCAACTCGCGGCCTTTCCGACGCAGGGTGCCTATATCACCACCGACCGGCAGACGACGCGCGACCTCGCCGCCTTTGCCCAGGCCAACCTGCGGCTGACCGATACGCTGGGGCTCAGCGCGGGGATACGCTACACGAACGGGCGCCGAGCCGCGACGCTGACGCGCTTGACGACGATCCCGGGCTCGGTGACCGCCGTGCTCGCGCCGCCCTTCCCCGAGACGACACTCCACCGCAAGGAGAACAATGTCGACGGTTCGATAGGCATCAACTTCACGCCGCAGTCGAACCTGCTGTTCTACGCGTCGATTTCACGCGGGACCAAGGCCGGCGGCTTCATCAACTCGCCGACCAATCCGTCGACGCCCATCGGCGCGGCCGCCACCGAATATGGCAATGAAACCGCAACGACCTATGAAGTCGGCGGCAAGTGGACGCTTCCGCGGGGAGGCCGTCTGAATATTGCGCTTTTCAATACCGACGTCAGCAATTTCCAGCAGACCGTATTCATCAGTCCGCGCTTCATCGTCACCAGCCGCGACCTTCGCGCTCGGGGCGTCGAAGTCCAGGCATCCTATCAAGTCGCTGGTCCGCTGCGGTTCGACGGATCGGTGACCTATGCGGATACCATCCGCACTAAGACAGGCGGTCTGCACGCGCAGGGTGCGCCGAAATGGAGCGGCAACGCGTCCTTCAACATCGAGCAGCCGGTCAGCGACGCGACGACCCTGACCGGCAATATCGGCTTGGAATTCCGCAGCTCGATCTTCCTAACCGATGAGGAACAGACGCTGGGCTATACCCCGTTCACAACGGTTCCGAAAGGACAGAGCTACGCCTATCTCAACGGGCGCATCGGCATCCGCAATGAACAAGGCTGGGAAATCGCGCTGATAGGCAAGAATCTGACCAACAAATATGTCTTCGACTACAGCACGCCCGCGCCTTCGGTAGGCCGAGGATCCTACGTTAACCCCAATATTCCGCGCACTATCGCACTGCAATTGATGTTCAAATACTGA
- a CDS encoding LysR family transcriptional regulator, whose product MTNFDRLDLNLLRVFRAVYLERSVLRAARQLNLSHSAISHALRRLRDTIGDELFIRTGGGMVPTQRAHAIAPPIERALTLVQSVMGAPLFDPATASLSFTLAATDGVNDVLITRLSDLLSGIAPRVDLRIRPLTRLDLAEQLDVGRIDVAVGVFACVPPRFEARRLWSQVDVLVMRSQHPLAGKRISIDDLATYPLVTISVGGEGEGAVNGFFEERGLSRQSEMFDSERLMTAMQAAGRAAHIRVATPHTLAIPRLLRKTDMISILPRQWAEQLVGAHDLAIAPLPYQPRATDLQAVWRADRRHDQGLVWLISLLADLAADI is encoded by the coding sequence ATGACCAATTTCGACAGGCTAGATCTGAATTTGTTGCGGGTTTTCCGCGCAGTCTATCTCGAGCGGAGCGTGCTGCGGGCGGCAAGGCAGCTGAACTTGAGCCATTCGGCGATCAGTCATGCGCTTCGCCGGCTGCGCGATACGATCGGCGACGAACTCTTTATCCGCACCGGAGGTGGGATGGTCCCGACGCAGCGTGCGCACGCGATCGCGCCGCCGATCGAGCGGGCGCTTACCCTCGTCCAGTCGGTGATGGGCGCACCGCTCTTCGATCCTGCAACTGCGTCGCTCAGCTTCACATTGGCGGCGACCGACGGCGTCAACGACGTGCTGATCACCCGCCTCAGCGACCTGCTATCCGGCATTGCGCCGCGCGTCGACCTCCGCATCCGACCCTTGACGCGCCTTGATCTTGCTGAGCAACTCGACGTCGGGCGCATCGACGTCGCCGTGGGCGTGTTCGCTTGCGTGCCGCCGCGTTTCGAGGCGCGCAGACTTTGGTCGCAGGTCGATGTGCTGGTGATGCGAAGCCAGCATCCGCTTGCCGGCAAGCGCATATCGATCGATGACCTCGCGACCTATCCGCTGGTGACCATTTCGGTGGGCGGCGAGGGGGAAGGAGCGGTGAACGGCTTTTTTGAGGAGCGCGGCTTGTCGCGCCAGTCCGAAATGTTCGACAGCGAACGGCTGATGACAGCGATGCAGGCGGCCGGTCGTGCGGCGCATATCCGGGTCGCGACGCCGCATACGCTCGCCATTCCGCGGCTGCTCCGCAAAACCGACATGATTTCGATCCTGCCGCGCCAATGGGCCGAGCAGCTGGTCGGGGCGCATGATCTCGCGATTGCACCGTTGCCCTATCAGCCGCGTGCGACCGATCTTCAGGCGGTGTGGCGCGCCGATCGTCGCCACGACCAGGGACTCGTCTGGCTGATATCGTTGCTCGCGGACCTTGCCGCCGACATATGA
- a CDS encoding amidohydrolase — translation MTALALGVAPALADARSANDADAVYYNGKIATLDKASTTVSGVAIRDGRFIAVGDDKLARSFVGKDTEVVNLRGRTVIPGLNDSHTHVEVYGQQASAVPLAKTKTVAEALAVLKSFVATRPPGEWVIGSSWHPLSQLAEHRYLTRAELDAVAPNNPIYLPTVGHSAMVNSAALRLAGIDRRTVDPAGGKIERDANGELNGVLQEKAVEHVASLIPPYTIEQIEDQFLRSFEWANSYGITSVLEGALRRDQIRALQRLMDDRRLPVRVGVLWAPNAAAPFEDWQTLMEGNGFSSGFGNEWLKIAGIKIVADGGMTLRTAFTTDAYPGDPHYHGIAALTHDRLLRLVEIANTNDWRVATHCVGDQACDWVLDAYEAANRQRPIADRRFALIHGSLIRADQLRRMKALGARLEAQNLFMWDKAATVEKFLGTEAANRAIPDRLAINILGIDNVSLGSDFPISTLNPFVNMYIAVTRKDSTGTVYGADQAVTREEALRMYTVSGAFATRDEDAKGTIEIGKLADMAVLSDDYFSVDAEAIKDIRVERTVVGGKTVFLRPDAKADGDMK, via the coding sequence ATGACGGCGCTTGCACTGGGCGTCGCCCCTGCATTGGCGGATGCGCGCTCGGCCAACGACGCCGATGCAGTCTATTACAACGGCAAGATCGCAACCCTCGACAAGGCGTCGACGACCGTATCGGGGGTCGCGATCCGCGACGGCCGCTTCATAGCAGTCGGCGACGACAAACTCGCGCGCAGCTTTGTCGGCAAGGATACCGAGGTCGTCAATCTGCGAGGTCGCACAGTGATACCCGGCCTCAACGATTCGCACACCCATGTCGAAGTTTATGGTCAACAAGCATCCGCCGTACCCTTGGCGAAGACGAAGACGGTCGCCGAAGCGCTGGCGGTGTTGAAATCCTTCGTCGCCACCCGTCCACCCGGCGAATGGGTGATCGGAAGCAGCTGGCATCCCCTCTCGCAGCTGGCCGAACATCGCTATCTAACGCGGGCAGAGCTCGACGCGGTCGCCCCTAACAATCCGATCTATCTGCCGACCGTCGGCCACTCAGCGATGGTCAACAGCGCAGCGCTGCGGCTGGCAGGGATCGATCGGCGTACCGTCGATCCGGCAGGCGGCAAGATCGAGCGCGACGCGAACGGCGAGCTGAACGGCGTCCTTCAGGAAAAGGCGGTCGAACATGTCGCCTCGCTGATTCCGCCCTATACGATCGAACAAATCGAGGACCAGTTCCTGCGCTCGTTCGAATGGGCTAATAGCTATGGCATCACGAGCGTCCTCGAAGGCGCGCTCCGGCGCGACCAGATCCGCGCGTTGCAACGCCTCATGGACGACCGGCGTCTGCCCGTGCGCGTCGGTGTCCTATGGGCCCCGAATGCCGCCGCGCCATTCGAAGACTGGCAGACGCTCATGGAAGGCAACGGCTTTTCGTCGGGCTTCGGCAATGAATGGCTGAAAATCGCCGGGATCAAGATCGTCGCCGACGGCGGCATGACGCTGCGCACCGCATTCACGACCGACGCCTATCCCGGCGATCCGCATTATCACGGCATCGCGGCGCTCACGCACGACCGTCTGCTTCGCCTGGTGGAGATCGCCAATACGAACGACTGGCGTGTTGCTACCCACTGCGTCGGCGACCAGGCATGCGACTGGGTGCTCGACGCCTATGAGGCCGCGAACCGCCAGCGCCCGATCGCCGATCGCCGCTTTGCCCTGATCCACGGCAGCCTGATCCGGGCGGATCAGTTGCGCCGGATGAAGGCGCTGGGCGCCCGATTGGAAGCGCAAAATCTGTTCATGTGGGACAAGGCTGCTACGGTCGAAAAGTTCCTGGGGACGGAAGCTGCCAATCGGGCCATCCCCGACCGCCTGGCGATCAACATCCTCGGCATCGATAATGTCTCGCTGGGCAGCGACTTTCCGATCAGCACGCTCAACCCCTTCGTCAACATGTACATCGCCGTCACACGCAAGGATTCGACAGGCACCGTCTATGGCGCCGACCAGGCGGTGACACGTGAGGAAGCGCTGCGCATGTACACCGTGTCGGGCGCGTTCGCGACCCGCGACGAGGATGCGAAAGGCACGATCGAAATCGGCAAACTCGCCGACATGGCCGTCCTGTCCGACGATTATTTCTCGGTCGATGCCGAGGCGATCAAGGACATCCGCGTGGAGCGCACCGTGGTCGGGGGCAAGACGGTCTTTCTCCGCCCCGACGCGAAGGCGGACGGGGATATGAAATGA
- a CDS encoding amidohydrolase, with protein MPASASPAMTPVSQASPTGPPPPSTKPRVFTTLPPVPRSGALSRNISSPTLSAAYDHAPMDIRADDIRWPCWNGEVNYKQLVFNPPPNCEGWRNPAPAELALSSPFWSMWTMPLPTVGKRLPILAATLASAMATTPACLAKPLDVAAEKAAISRRLDTEYPQLDALYKDLHRHPELSHQEVRTAAKLAAEMRRLGFEVTEGVGGTGIVAILRNGTGPTVLVRTDLDALPMEEKTGLPYASKARQTWQGKLGPVAHSCGHDVHMATWIGTAAMLAASRERWNGTLMFAGQPGEEAGDGAQKMLDDGLFKRFGKPDFGFALHVAPAPAGAVMYKSGAVLSNYDDIEIRFNGRGGHGAMPAATIDPILQAARFIVEVQSVVSLQKDPLSPGIISIGAIQGGSAGNIIPDTAIINGTMRSFTPETRAVLRVGIERTAKAVADMAGAPPPVIKFSNSSTAVVNDATLTKSTAEIFSAAFGPAAIELPTPSPASEDYSAFIEAGVPSVYFYIGGTDPAKFTEAQAKGESLPVNHSPLFAPLPEPTIRTGTEAMTLAILGALAR; from the coding sequence ATGCCCGCCTCCGCGAGTCCCGCAATGACACCCGTTTCCCAGGCGAGCCCGACCGGCCCGCCACCGCCGAGTACCAAGCCGCGCGTTTTCACGACGCTACCGCCTGTGCCGCGCAGCGGCGCTCTCTCCCGAAATATAAGTTCACCAACGCTCTCCGCTGCCTATGATCATGCACCGATGGATATCAGGGCGGACGATATCCGTTGGCCATGCTGGAATGGAGAAGTGAACTACAAACAATTGGTATTTAATCCGCCACCGAATTGCGAAGGTTGGCGGAATCCGGCGCCCGCCGAGCTTGCCTTATCCTCCCCATTTTGGAGTATGTGGACTATGCCCCTTCCCACCGTCGGCAAGCGTCTGCCGATCCTGGCCGCTACTCTTGCAAGCGCGATGGCGACGACACCGGCCTGCCTTGCCAAGCCCCTTGACGTGGCGGCGGAAAAGGCGGCGATCTCCAGACGGCTCGACACCGAATATCCGCAGCTCGACGCGCTCTACAAGGATTTGCACAGGCACCCCGAACTCAGTCATCAGGAAGTGCGGACAGCCGCGAAGCTTGCCGCGGAGATGCGGCGGCTCGGTTTCGAGGTAACCGAGGGCGTCGGCGGTACGGGCATAGTCGCGATCCTCCGCAACGGCACCGGACCGACCGTGCTGGTGCGCACCGATCTCGACGCCCTTCCGATGGAGGAAAAGACTGGTCTGCCCTATGCCAGCAAGGCGCGGCAGACGTGGCAAGGCAAGCTGGGTCCTGTCGCGCATAGCTGCGGCCACGACGTGCACATGGCGACCTGGATCGGCACCGCAGCCATGCTGGCCGCAAGCAGGGAGCGCTGGAACGGTACGTTGATGTTTGCCGGGCAGCCGGGCGAAGAGGCCGGTGACGGCGCGCAGAAGATGCTCGACGACGGCTTGTTCAAGCGGTTCGGCAAACCCGACTTCGGCTTTGCTCTCCATGTCGCGCCCGCGCCGGCTGGAGCGGTGATGTACAAATCTGGTGCCGTGCTCTCGAACTATGACGATATCGAGATCCGCTTCAACGGCCGCGGGGGGCATGGGGCGATGCCCGCGGCTACGATCGACCCGATATTGCAGGCGGCACGCTTCATCGTCGAGGTCCAGAGCGTCGTGAGCCTGCAAAAGGATCCGCTATCTCCGGGTATCATTTCGATCGGCGCGATTCAGGGCGGGTCCGCCGGGAATATCATTCCCGACACGGCAATTATCAACGGAACGATGCGGTCCTTCACACCCGAAACGCGGGCGGTTCTGCGCGTGGGAATAGAGCGCACGGCGAAGGCTGTGGCAGACATGGCTGGCGCACCGCCACCGGTAATAAAATTCTCCAACAGTTCCACCGCGGTGGTCAACGACGCCACGCTGACCAAATCCACCGCCGAAATCTTTTCCGCAGCGTTCGGACCCGCCGCGATCGAGCTTCCGACACCCAGCCCTGCCAGCGAAGATTATTCGGCCTTCATCGAGGCCGGCGTGCCGTCGGTCTATTTTTATATCGGCGGGACTGACCCAGCGAAGTTCACCGAGGCGCAGGCGAAAGGCGAGAGTCTGCCCGTCAACCATTCCCCACTGTTCGCGCCGTTACCCGAACCGACGATCCGGACAGGAACGGAGGCAATGACGCTCGCCATATTGGGCGCCTTGGCCCGATAA